Proteins encoded within one genomic window of Haloimpatiens massiliensis:
- a CDS encoding NfeD family protein: MDWFPLIVWLIVGIGALLIDIVTSAFLFVWFTAGAIAAIICLTLGLSFSTQIIVFIIVSVLFMATGYPIVKKNMKRTVPKTKTMEEGYIGREIVSDQNIKEKGNLKVDGIYWTVENKGEEIELGDRIKIVGIQGNKLIIEKIKKNN; encoded by the coding sequence ATGGACTGGTTTCCATTAATTGTATGGCTCATAGTTGGAATAGGGGCACTGCTTATAGATATAGTCACCAGCGCATTTTTATTTGTATGGTTTACAGCGGGAGCTATAGCAGCAATAATATGTTTAACACTAGGGTTATCTTTTAGTACACAAATTATAGTGTTTATCATAGTTAGTGTTCTGTTTATGGCTACGGGCTATCCGATTGTTAAAAAGAATATGAAGAGAACTGTACCTAAGACAAAAACCATGGAAGAAGGATACATTGGTAGAGAAATAGTTAGTGATCAGAATATAAAAGAGAAAGGAAATTTAAAAGTAGACGGTATATATTGGACTGTTGAAAACAAAGGTGAAGAAATAGAACTAGGAGATAGAATAAAAATAGTAGGAATACAAGGGAATAAATTAATTATAGAAAAAATAAAGAAAAATAATTAA